The Gemmatimonas phototrophica region CGCCGGCTGGAATGTGGGGCATAGCGGCGGCGCGCTTGTCTACCAGCATAATGCGGGCTCGGCGTACACGTCGCCGAAGTAGGACTGACAACTGAAAACTCGAACTGAGCACTGAGAACTTGGACTGAAAACTGACAACTCGTAGCCCTCAAGGAGTTCTCAGTGGTCCGTTGGAGTTTTCAGTTCTCAGTTCGAGTTTTCAGTTGTCAGTTCATGTCCATGTTCATGTTCATGTTCATGTTCATGTTCATGTTCATGTTCATGGCACTGATCGGCCGCGCTGGCTGAGATACCCGTGCCAGAGAATGCGCGCAGCGACGGCGCGGTACGGCGACCAGAGCGACGCAAGATGCAGCGCCTCGTTGCTGGTGGGCACCTTGGGCAATTCGCGCGCCTGTTGTAGCGCGAGGTGCAACGCGAGATCGCCGGGGGGCCAGGCATCGGGGCGCCCCAGCGCAAAGAGCAGATACACCTGAGCGGTCCATGGGCCAATGCCGGGTACGCGCTGCAGCTGCGCCAAGACCTCTGCGTCGGGTAGCGCGGCCAGCGCGCTGAGATCCAGTCGGCGTTCAATGACCTGTTCGGCCAGCGCGAACAGGTAGGCCGCCTTCTGCCGCGTTACGCCAAGTGCGCGCAGTCCATCGGCGCCAAGGGCAGCAATAGTGGCCGGTTGCAGTCCGCCGTCCACGCTGGCATCCAGCCGACGAAAGAGCGTCGCGGCCGATTCCAGTGAGACCTGCTGTTCAAGAATGATGCGCACGAGCGTCACGAAGCTCTCGTCGCGCGCCCAGAGTGTCGGCGGGCCGTGCTGGGCGACGATGCGTGCGAGTGCGGGGTCCTGCGCGCAGAGCGCCTGCACCGCCTCGTGCAGCGAGGCTGCATCAAGGCGGGGGATCGTCACGCGAGTTGGCTCTCGCTGGGCAGCGCCCCAATACGTTGGCCCATGCGCACCGGCACTCCAAGCGTAAGCGGCTCAATGACGCCGCAATCGGGCGAACAGACCAGCACCACGGTGGAGCCAAACTCGAAGTGCCCCAACGGGCCGCCCGCTTCTACAACAACGGGTGTGTTGTACACGTGACGCTGCACCTCGCGACGCCGTGCGTTGGTGTGCAGATCATCGAATACCAGTCGCGTCATGCCCACCATGGTCGCACCCACCGGCACAATGGCCATGCGCCCGCCGCGCGCGCCGTCCATCAGCACCACAATGCGCTCGTTCACGGCAAACAAGTCGGGCACGTGCATCACGGCGGCGGAGTTCACCGGCCAGAGTTCGCCCGGGATGTACGTGGCCTCGGTAATGCGCCCCGCCAGCGGGACATGGATGCGGTGATAGTCCTTGGGCGACAGATACAACGTGGTGTACGTGCCCCCCTCGAATGACTGCGCCAACGCCTGATCGCCGAGCAGCGATGTGAGCGTGTACGTGCGCCCCTTGGCTTGCACCAGCGTGTCGTTCTGCACCACACCGTAGGCGCCCACTGCTGCATCCACCGGGCTGACCATGGCGTTGGGTGCCAGCGGGCGAAGCCCCGGCTTGAGCGCGCGCGTGAAGAACGCGTTGATGCTCGGATAGGCTTCCAGCGGCTGCTCCGCCTCTTCCGGCTTTGCCCCGAAGATACGGCTGTAGCCGCGATATACGGCGCCCCGCCAGGCCACAGGAATGGTGCGCCCCGCCAGCCACCCGGCCCCACGGCTGAGGGCGTGCTTGGGGAGTACCGACAACAGGAGAATGAGCAGTTGGCCGACCATATCGGAAATGTAGCCGACTCAGCCTGTGGGCTGGCTCACGCCGGGGCGTCGGGAGAGGTCTCGGGGGTGTCCTCAACCACCACGGCCTTGGCCGCGGTCTGCTTTCGGGGATGCGCCACCGAATGCAGATACAGCGACTCCACCTTGGCCCGCGCCCACGGCGTCTTGCGCAGGAACTTGAGCGACGAGTTCACCGTGGGATCGTGCGTGAAGCAACGAATGGTGATGCGATCGCCCAACCCATCCCAGCCGTAGCGTTCGGCCAGATGTTCCACCATGGCTTTGAGCGTGACGCCATGCAGTGGGTCAACGGGTTTGGGGGCGGGCGTGGGCGCGTCGGTCATGGCGCACAATCTAGCGTGGGTGCAGGTCGGGAACCGCCCTTGTTAACTTGCAGGGACGTTGGGGCCGTCACGCGTGACGCCCCTCTAGCCACCCTGATCGACCAACTCCGGAGGTCCCATGTCGATGGCGTTTCTGCGGGACGACGCGGAAGGGGAGAAGCCCCGCCGCGACTACGGGTTGCCCGACAAGAGCGACCCCGATTTTGACCGGGTCGCCGCCCAGGCGTTGCTGGAAGCGGCCCGGGTGGGGGAGACGGAATTAGCCGAGCGGGCCACCGGGTACTACTGGGGCGAAGCGAGCCTGCGTCCGTACGTGGAGGTCATGCTGCAGGCCGCCGAAAAGGCCGGCGATGATCGACTGGAGCAGGTGGCACGGCGCTTTTTGCGCTAACGCGTAGGCAGGTGCGCCGGTGCAGCGCCGGATTGTTACGGATATGTACCGCCATCGCGACGACGACATCGGCAGGACGTGACGCTCGCTGGACTTATTGAAGAGTTGTTCTCTTTCTTCACAGCCACGAGTGTGCCATGTCTTTGTCCCGTTTCGCGTGGGGGGTTTTGACCCCCACCTTTCTTCTGGCCGTCCCGGCCGCCGCGCAAACGTCTGCCACGGTGGCCGGCGCGATTACCGCCGCCGATGGCAACCGCCCCGTGGAAGGCGCCATCGTCACGTTGTCCGGGCAGCCCGGCCGTGGCCAGACGGATGCGTCTGGTCGCTATCGTCTCACGACCACGGCTAGCGGTTCGGTGTGGGTCGTCGCCCGCGGGATTGGCCTGCTCCCCGATAGCGTGCGTGTGTCACTCGCGGCGGGGCAACCGGCGCGCGCCGACTTCGTGCTGCGTCGCTCTACCACGACGCTCCAGTCCATTGCCGTCACGGCCAACAAGCGGGCCGAGTCGATTCTCGAAGTACCGGCGTCGATCACGGCGTACGCCACGGAGTTTCTTGAAAAGCAGAGCATTCAGCAGTTCGACCAACTGTCGGCGTATGTGCCGGGGCTCAATGTGCAACTGCAGAGTCCCAATAATCCGGGGTTTGTGATTCGCGGCATTACGTCGGACGACGGCACCAGCTATGTGGAGCCCCGTGTGTCCGTATTTCAGGACGGCGTCTCCATCAGCAAGTCACGCGGCTCCGTGGTGGAGCTGTTCGATCTGGAGCGCGTGGAAGTGCTGAAGGGCCCGCAGGGCACGCTCTTTGGGCGTGGGGCGCAGATTGGCGCGGTGCACGTGATTCAAAACAAGGCCGTCAATCGTCGTGAAGGGTTTGCCTCCGTCGGCAGCGGCAATTACAACGAAGTGTACGCCAACGGCATGGTGAACCGCCCGTTGCTCGATGGCAAGCTGTTTGGTCGCGTAGCCGCGATCTACAACAAGCGCGACGGATTCATTGATAACACGGCCGGTGGTACGCTGAATGGCAAGCAGACAGCCGCCATGCGCGCCTCGTTGCGCTGGTTGCCGTCGGCCACGGCCACCGTGGACATCATTGCCAACTTTCAGCACGACGACTCGCCCGGGACCTCGTTCAAGAGTGTGTTGTACGCGCCGGTCGGTGGTACCCGCACGCCATTCCGCAGCGCCGCGCTTGGCGGTGGCGATTCCCTGGGCATCAATCGTCAGGTGGGTGGCCTGACCGTGCTGTGGAACCAGCAGTTGTCGTCCTCGGTGCAGTTCACCAGCGTGACGGCGGGACGGCGATTCTACAGCGACGAGGCCTTTGACGCTGACGGCACGCTGGCGTCGGCGCTGCAGTTTAGCGAAGTGGCCGAAGGCACCCAGGCCAGCCAGGAGTTCCGTTTGGCGTACGATCGCGGCGGGCGCCTGAGTGGCTTTGCCGGTGTGAGCGGTTTCTGGGAGCGTGGTTCGCAGCGAGTGCCGTTTCAGACGGATGAGCGCAGCTTCTTCGCGCTGCTGTCGCCGCTGCTGGGAGGGTCGGGCGTTCCGTTCGTTCCCCTCATTGGCGCGGATGGGCAGCCGAACCTCAGCGTGACCACCAATCCGCTCACGCGCCAGCCGCTCAAGACCGATCACGTGGAGCAGTACCAGAACTTTGGCGAGACGCGCGCGGCCGAAGTATTTGCGGATGCCACGTACACGGTGCAGCGCCTGAGTCTGACGGCGGGGTTGCGCGGCACGTATGAAGACGTGGACAACGGCTACGAGGTACAGAACAGTACGACGCCGGGATCGCTGGGTGTGTTGTTGGGAGCCGGACGCAACAACCTCTTCGCGCCGACGAATGGCCGGAAGAGTGGCACCGGCGCGTTTCGGTCGGCGGTAGGCCGCGGTATTGCCAGCTATGATTTTGGACGCGGATTCCTGGGCTACGTGAGCTACGCCAAGGGCCGTCGCCCCAACGTGGTGCAAGTCACGGCCGCCACGGTGCGCACGCTGAGCGATGAGCGCGTGTACAGCACGGAGGCCGGGCTCAAGGGACAACTGCTGGGCGGGCGCGTGCAGTTCGACGCCAGCGCCTATCAGTACGATTACCGCAACTTCCAGACGAGCATCACGCGTCTCACCGCCACCGGATTGGTGAACGAAACGCTCGACGCCGGCAGTGCCAAGGCCAACGGCGTGGAAGGGAGTATCCGCATGCAGGTGAATCCGTCGTTCGCGCCGTTCATTACCTACGGGTACACCGACGCACAATTCGACAGCACGGATGTGAATGGCAACCGTCAAGCGCGGGCGAACAACCGCTTCCGCCTCACGCCCATGCACAGCTACGCAGCGGGTTTTACGCTCGACGGCAAGCTCACCCGCCTTGGCCAGGGCTTCGTTTCGCCCAACATGACGTACCGCGGCAAGATCTATTTTGAAGACACCAATCTGCCGAATATCGCCGAGGTGGGCACGTTCCTGTTCAACGCCCGCGCGGGATGGCGGCTCAAGGACCAGCGGACGGAGATCACGCTGATCGGGCGGAATCTGTTCAGCGAGCCGTACATCATTGACGCCGGCAACACCGGCGGGGCGTTCGGCATTCCCACGTTCATTGCCGGTGCGCCGCGCCTGGTGTCGGTACAGGTGAGCCGGCGGTTCTGAGTCTGGCATATTTTGGTTGCGGCTCGTCGAATAGTTGGGTGAATACGACGGGCATTCATTGAAAAGCTCTCACGGAGGCCACAAAGGGACGGAGGACTCGGAGAACAGCAGATACGTGGGCTGTTCTCCGTCACCTCCGTCCCTTTGTACCCTCTGTGAGAGCTTTTCTACAATGCCAGCCGTTACACTGACGCCTGTGAGACAGCCACTGTGACGCTCAGTACAAGAACTCCGCCAGCACCAACCGCCGCTTATCGTCGGGGCGGGTGCGCACCACAATGGTTTCGCCGTTCACGCGTGTGACCACGGTGCGTGATGAATCCGTGGCGAACCAGCGGATGGCACGGTCTACCGATGGCACACCAGGCGTGATGCCACGCGCCGCTGCACCATCAAACTGCACCGTGTCGCGTCCTACGCCGAAGTAGCCGCGCGGGCGCGTGATCAGCACGCTCGTGCTGTCCTTTTTTCCGGCCGGCAGCGACGGCAGGCGAAAGTTCACCACGCGGCTTGAGCGCAGCAGCGGCGAACGGTACACATGCAACAGCACACTGCTGTCGGGCGCGACCACTTCGAACTCGTAGGTTTGTGTGGGCTGCGCGCGAAACGGCCCCCATTCGCCCATCACGCCGGTGGTGGCACGGTGCACCGCCGACCCACTGCGCATACCTGTGGTGGGGTCCACGGTATACACCGTCACTTGTGCCCCAATGGTGGGCAGATTCGTGGGGCCGTCGTTGACGTTGCGACTCACCATACCGTTGAGCACGGCCACCGTGTCGGCCACGATGGCCGTGGTGCGCGGCGCGCGCTGCGTAACGAAGCGATACTGCGCCGCAAACGATGCCGGGCCGAAGGCCACTTCGCGGTGGTCGGTGCCGGGCAACACGACATTCGTGGCGCCGCGGAGCGCTGGTCCAGTGGCATCCACGCCGGTTTTCATGGATGGATTGCCCAACCCGGCCCCGCTGGCCTGCGCATACTTGTCCAGCGAATCCGAACGCAGCGCCAGGAAGCGCACGCCGGCGACCACTTCGCTGCCGGCGTTGAGGCGCTGCAGATACTCTCCGGCCCCATTGTACTCCGAGAGGGGCTGCATCTCGCGGAGCGCAAACACGCCATGATTGGGCGAGCCGCACGTGATCACGTGCGAGACGTGCGCCGCCCCACCACCAAAGCGCACGTAGTTGCGAATGGTCATGCCGCCGCGTGAACTGCCCACCAGCACCACCTTGGGAGCGCCGGTCTGCAACAGCACGCGCGTGACGTACGCCGCCAGCGCGGCCGTTTGGTCTTCGGGGGTGCTCCGATTCAGCTCGGCCGCCCGAATGGTGCTGGACGAGAGCGGATTGGGCAGATCGACGGCGAAGAGACGATTGGCGGGATAGCCGTTGCTTTCGAAGCGCCAGATGGTGGTGTCCCAGAGCCCGGCGTGGTCGCCATTGCCATGGACGAACACAATGGGTAGAGCGCTCTGTTGGGGCGCCACGGAGCGCGCCACCGCCGTACTCTGTGCCGCGAGCGGCCGGGACAGCGGCGGCAGCAGCGTGCAACACGCCGCTGCCATCAGCCCCCCGTACCACCCGCGGTACGACCGTGTTGTCGGCCGGTGTGTCACGCGTGGATGTACTTCTCGAACACCACGCTGAAATCCTTGCGCATGTGGCGCTCCAGCACGGCCTCGTTCAGTTCATCGAGCAACGAGCGAAAGTGCGCACCCACCGCCGCCGGATCGGCCGCCCCATTGAGTTTGAGCATGGAGCCTAGTACCGACGCCGCGGACATGGCGTGCGAGCGCCCAAATTCATCTTTGCGCTGCAGTTTGCCGATGGTGTGCAACGCCTTGTAGATGTCCTTCAGCTGCTCCAGGTGATCCTTGCGCACATCGATGCTGAACAGCTTGTCGCCAATGGTGAACTTGAGTTCGATGTCGAGGTCAATTGTGCCCGCGGTTTCGATGGTCACGCCATTGATGGCGTACTGCGCGTAGTCGTAGCGCTTGATGACCCGCTTGCTCGAAATGGCCGATTCTCCGTCCACATGAATGAGCGCAAGATTCGTGAAGCAGTACTCGTCTTTCTTGGACTTGATCAGGAAGTAGATCTTTTCCTGATCTTCGTGAAAGAGATAATCGTCAGCATCAACCTTGTCGTAATCCTTCTGCGACACGATGATGCCGATGTCACTCAGCCCAAGCGCTTCAGCGGCAAACTTCTTGAACATCGGACACCTCTTGAGAATGGAAGCGGGCGACCGGGCGCCCTCCCCGGAGCGGTGCACACATCAGCACACCATGAACCACGCTCAATGTTAGCATGCTGCCCGTCCCGCATCACGTGCAGACTGGACGGTTGAGGCAGGGACCGCGGGGAGCCCCAGCGATCATCCCGGAAAAAAGTTGTTTGAATGACAGTCCCTGGAAAGCGATTGAGGGGACAATGACCAGATCGTTACGTCGCAGCCCCAGCGCCGACCGGTCATAGAAGACTCCCAATTCCAGCGAAATACCGCCGTCCCGTCCACCCAGCCGCGTCCCCCCGAACACGCCAATGGTGGGCTTGTCGCTGACGGCATCGGTGCTGAGCGGCATGATCTGGATGAGGCGGACTCCACCATAAGGCATGGTGCTGCGGGTGCTGTCTCCCGCCGAGGTAATGAGCGTGATTTCTCCGTGCGCATGCTCCCCCGCGTTCACGAAGCCGGCCCCCACCAAAATGGCCGTGGCCCGCGACTGCTTGAGGGTGACGCCATCCAGGCGGCGCTTGTAGCTGACGATGGCTCCACTGAAGGAGTTGATGCGCAGCCCCACATCCGAGCGGTCATCCAGCCCCCGGCGCCGTTCCCAGTCGAAACTGGGCATGGCCTTGCTCACGCTGTCGTTTACCCGGGCGCCCTTGGGCACCACGGTCACGATATTTCCGGTGGTTTGCTCTCCCTTCAGCAATGGCTGGGCCGTGGTGTGCACCGCGTAGGGGGTACAGGCGGTGGCAGCCGAAACGGCGAGCGCGAGGGACAGGGTACGGACACTACGAGACATGGGCATGACGCACTCCAGTGGAGGGGACAGGGTGGACACCCCGAACATCGGGGGTACCGTCGTCCAGCTCCATGCGTCGTGTGACGTACTCTCTCGCCGTGTCCGAGGTAGCCGCCCCGCCTCTGGCTTGTCCCAAACGGAGCAGGCCGGTAGCGTTCTGCAGCGATTCCTGCGCCACATCTCCCTCCCCGCGCGCGCGTCCCCTACTCTTTGCGGCCATGACACCTGCCCGCTACGCGGCCATCACCGGCTGGGGCGAAGGGCTCCCGCCCGCCGTCCTTACCAACGAAGACCTGTCCACGTTCCTCGACACATCGGACGAGTGGATCACGCAGCGCACCGGCATGAAGGAGCGCCGCATTTCCCATGTCTCGGCCATCGATATGGCCACATTGGCGAGCAGGCGCGCCCTGGCCTGCGCGGCCCTCGACGCCAAGGACCTGCAGCTCATCGTCTATGGCAGTTGCTCGCCGGACGAACAGGTGCCCAATTCGGCCTCTGGCGTTCAGGTGGCGCTGGGCGCAACACGCGCGGCGGCCATGGATGTGAACACGGCGTGCACGAGCTTTTTGTACGGCCTCTCCAGCGCCACCGCCATGATTCAGAGTGGCATGGTAGACAATGCGCTGGTGATTGGCGTGGAGTACATCAGCCCGTTCATGGATTGGAGCAACCGCAACGTGGCGGTCTTGTTTGGCGACGGCGCCGCGGCGGTGGTCCTGCAGGCCAGCGATGAACCCGGCGGCGTCATTGGCACCGTCCTGGGCTGTGACGCCGAGGCCCGACAGACGCTGCGCGTACGAGGCATGGGGTGCTCGTACGTGAACGGCGATCTTCACTACGGCGACACGCTATGGGACTTTGACGGACAGGCCATTTTCAAGCGGGCCGTGCACGGTATGAGTGATGCCTGCGGCCGCGTGATGGCCACGGCGGGTGTATCCGCCGCCGACATCGATTTGGTGGTACCACACCAGGCCAACCTGCGCATTATTGAAGCGGTGGCCAAGTATGCCGGTGTGCCAATGGAGCGGGTGATGCTCACGGTGCAGCGCTATGGCAACATGAGTGCGGCCACGGTACCGGTGTCGCTGGTGGACGCGCTCAAGGAAGGGCGCATCACTCCGGGCAGCCTGGTGTTGATGCCCGGCTTTGGCGGTGGGCTCACCTTTGGGGCACTGCTGGTCCGGTGGGGCAACCGCGTGACCCCCCTCGGGGAAAGCGACGCGCAGCATCCGCCGTTGGAGCAGAGTGCGCTGGAGATGGTGAACGCAATACGCGCCCGCCAGGACCCCCACGGCCGCTCGAAGGACGCGCTCTTGCAGACGCGGTTCATCGAAAGCCAGCTGGCGCCGGCCTAACGGCCGACCCGCGGGACCCGCAGTCCGGCAGCACGGCGCCGTCCATCCGGAACGTCCGGCTTGGCGGCGCCGTTATGTTGCCGCCATGTCGAACTGGTTCAATCCTGACGACCGAGTCGTCCTCCGCAGAATTCCGCTGGCCACCGCCTTGGCGGCGGCTGGCAGCGCCGCCTGCAATGTGGGCGTGTACCAGGCCGCGCTGCGCTATGGCCGCCTGACCATCGGGGTGCAGGAAACGGTCATCGCAAGTGTCATTGGCGCAGTGCTCGCCGGCGTCGTGTACTGGCTACTGGCCCGCTACACCGACAACGCCGTACGATGGTTCACCATCATTGCCACCATTGCCATTGGGGTCTACGGCGTGGGGCCCGTGGCCGCTGCCTACGAGCCGTACATGGAGGGCGCCGAGCGATTTACGCTCACCACCGTCGTAGCCACGGAGCTCATGCACATCGTCAGTCTGGCATGGATACTCTGGGCCCTCCTCCGCCTGGCGCGCGAAGCGAAGTGAGATCTGAGATCGCGGATCTGTGATCTGAGAGTCGGGACTCGGATGCTGAGAGCGTT contains the following coding sequences:
- a CDS encoding DNA-3-methyladenine glycosylase family protein, with product MTIPRLDAASLHEAVQALCAQDPALARIVAQHGPPTLWARDESFVTLVRIILEQQVSLESAATLFRRLDASVDGGLQPATIAALGADGLRALGVTRQKAAYLFALAEQVIERRLDLSALAALPDAEVLAQLQRVPGIGPWTAQVYLLFALGRPDAWPPGDLALHLALQQARELPKVPTSNEALHLASLWSPYRAVAARILWHGYLSQRGRSVP
- the asd gene encoding archaetidylserine decarboxylase (Phosphatidylserine decarboxylase is synthesized as a single chain precursor. Generation of the pyruvoyl active site from a Ser is coupled to cleavage of a Gly-Ser bond between the larger (beta) and smaller (alpha chains). It is an integral membrane protein.), whose product is MVGQLLILLLSVLPKHALSRGAGWLAGRTIPVAWRGAVYRGYSRIFGAKPEEAEQPLEAYPSINAFFTRALKPGLRPLAPNAMVSPVDAAVGAYGVVQNDTLVQAKGRTYTLTSLLGDQALAQSFEGGTYTTLYLSPKDYHRIHVPLAGRITEATYIPGELWPVNSAAVMHVPDLFAVNERIVVLMDGARGGRMAIVPVGATMVGMTRLVFDDLHTNARRREVQRHVYNTPVVVEAGGPLGHFEFGSTVVLVCSPDCGVIEPLTLGVPVRMGQRIGALPSESQLA
- a CDS encoding VF530 family DNA-binding protein, with the protein product MTDAPTPAPKPVDPLHGVTLKAMVEHLAERYGWDGLGDRITIRCFTHDPTVNSSLKFLRKTPWARAKVESLYLHSVAHPRKQTAAKAVVVEDTPETSPDAPA
- a CDS encoding TonB-dependent receptor, with amino-acid sequence MSLSRFAWGVLTPTFLLAVPAAAQTSATVAGAITAADGNRPVEGAIVTLSGQPGRGQTDASGRYRLTTTASGSVWVVARGIGLLPDSVRVSLAAGQPARADFVLRRSTTTLQSIAVTANKRAESILEVPASITAYATEFLEKQSIQQFDQLSAYVPGLNVQLQSPNNPGFVIRGITSDDGTSYVEPRVSVFQDGVSISKSRGSVVELFDLERVEVLKGPQGTLFGRGAQIGAVHVIQNKAVNRREGFASVGSGNYNEVYANGMVNRPLLDGKLFGRVAAIYNKRDGFIDNTAGGTLNGKQTAAMRASLRWLPSATATVDIIANFQHDDSPGTSFKSVLYAPVGGTRTPFRSAALGGGDSLGINRQVGGLTVLWNQQLSSSVQFTSVTAGRRFYSDEAFDADGTLASALQFSEVAEGTQASQEFRLAYDRGGRLSGFAGVSGFWERGSQRVPFQTDERSFFALLSPLLGGSGVPFVPLIGADGQPNLSVTTNPLTRQPLKTDHVEQYQNFGETRAAEVFADATYTVQRLSLTAGLRGTYEDVDNGYEVQNSTTPGSLGVLLGAGRNNLFAPTNGRKSGTGAFRSAVGRGIASYDFGRGFLGYVSYAKGRRPNVVQVTAATVRTLSDERVYSTEAGLKGQLLGGRVQFDASAYQYDYRNFQTSITRLTATGLVNETLDAGSAKANGVEGSIRMQVNPSFAPFITYGYTDAQFDSTDVNGNRQARANNRFRLTPMHSYAAGFTLDGKLTRLGQGFVSPNMTYRGKIYFEDTNLPNIAEVGTFLFNARAGWRLKDQRTEITLIGRNLFSEPYIIDAGNTGGAFGIPTFIAGAPRLVSVQVSRRF
- a CDS encoding alpha/beta fold hydrolase — encoded protein: MAAACCTLLPPLSRPLAAQSTAVARSVAPQQSALPIVFVHGNGDHAGLWDTTIWRFESNGYPANRLFAVDLPNPLSSSTIRAAELNRSTPEDQTAALAAYVTRVLLQTGAPKVVLVGSSRGGMTIRNYVRFGGGAAHVSHVITCGSPNHGVFALREMQPLSEYNGAGEYLQRLNAGSEVVAGVRFLALRSDSLDKYAQASGAGLGNPSMKTGVDATGPALRGATNVVLPGTDHREVAFGPASFAAQYRFVTQRAPRTTAIVADTVAVLNGMVSRNVNDGPTNLPTIGAQVTVYTVDPTTGMRSGSAVHRATTGVMGEWGPFRAQPTQTYEFEVVAPDSSVLLHVYRSPLLRSSRVVNFRLPSLPAGKKDSTSVLITRPRGYFGVGRDTVQFDGAAARGITPGVPSVDRAIRWFATDSSRTVVTRVNGETIVVRTRPDDKRRLVLAEFLY
- a CDS encoding PH domain-containing protein, which codes for MFKKFAAEALGLSDIGIIVSQKDYDKVDADDYLFHEDQEKIYFLIKSKKDEYCFTNLALIHVDGESAISSKRVIKRYDYAQYAINGVTIETAGTIDLDIELKFTIGDKLFSIDVRKDHLEQLKDIYKALHTIGKLQRKDEFGRSHAMSAASVLGSMLKLNGAADPAAVGAHFRSLLDELNEAVLERHMRKDFSVVFEKYIHA
- a CDS encoding ketoacyl-ACP synthase III; the encoded protein is MTPARYAAITGWGEGLPPAVLTNEDLSTFLDTSDEWITQRTGMKERRISHVSAIDMATLASRRALACAALDAKDLQLIVYGSCSPDEQVPNSASGVQVALGATRAAAMDVNTACTSFLYGLSSATAMIQSGMVDNALVIGVEYISPFMDWSNRNVAVLFGDGAAAVVLQASDEPGGVIGTVLGCDAEARQTLRVRGMGCSYVNGDLHYGDTLWDFDGQAIFKRAVHGMSDACGRVMATAGVSAADIDLVVPHQANLRIIEAVAKYAGVPMERVMLTVQRYGNMSAATVPVSLVDALKEGRITPGSLVLMPGFGGGLTFGALLVRWGNRVTPLGESDAQHPPLEQSALEMVNAIRARQDPHGRSKDALLQTRFIESQLAPA